aataatgtCCCAATTTTATCCGTATAAAGCTATTCATACGAAACCTACATTCAACCTTGACCCTATGCAAGTTAAATTAGGAAAAACGGACACTCcaaaatcaaattgaatgtAGTGTAATATTTGAAATGGAAGGACTGATACCTGTGATTAACAAACTTCAAGATGTGTTCAATACAATTGGTTCTGAGGCAATTAATCTACCACAGATTGTTGTGATAGGCAACCAGGTAATGCGAGTTTGTATGAAACTGCACAATTGATGCCGGTTTCAATGTCAAGAAGACTTGCTCAAGATTACGTTATCATTATTCTTAAGTAAACACGAAACTGaaagtaaataaacaatttgaaTGATTACTAGAACTGGTTTCTTTGACATATTATGAGGAATAGTAAATGGTAATTCATAGTAAATGTATGGTTGGATTGTACACTGAATTTTTGATGTACTGTGCTACATTCTTTTCCTGTCTCCTTTTCCATGTTTTCCTGTATCAAATATATGCCATTTCCTAAAATTATAAACACTACATACTTTTTGGAAAGAATATACTCTTCAAGTATAGTGTATCAGGGATGTTAACAAATATTTCCCAGAGTGTATCAACAGAATGTTTTACAGGTTATAACTGTATGATTAAATACATCCTTGATTCAGTAATGACATTCATCCTTGTTATCATGTTATAATATTTTGTCCTGCATTcacataaatttattttacaaaattgcaTGTTAAATTTATGAGCATCATTTTAATGACCCATTTCATGATGATACTTTGACTGAAAAAGTAGGCGGGGCTTAACAAAAACAGGTCTATATACAAGCATCATGTATATCGCCAGACATAAAAAAGTACatggaatttaaaataaatgaaaattcatcTTCCCATCATATATCAAAAGCTAAAAATTGGGTAACATATGGTATCCTATATCATGTGTATGTTTTTATCCTTTGTGTTTGTAGAGCTCTGGAAAGAGTTCAGTACTTGAGAGTTTAGTTGGGAGAGATTTCCTGCCGAGAGGAACAGGCATTGTGACTAGGAGGCCCTTAATTCTTCAGTTGATTCATGTCAACAAAGGTGACAGGGAGGCTCGTGCTCAAGATGGAGGTAAAGGAGAAATCAGAAACATACATTATTTTATAAGAGACAAACATGACAAATCAACCAAAGACTGTATGTTATACAGAGATCTGACAAGATTGGTTTAATGTTTTCAATGTTGTCATTGGtaattgaataaaattcaaTGAATTGAATCATTCAACCATGttgtatacaattaaatactgGTTTATATTGGATGCAATATAGGTTATTGTACAGAatgtacatataatatcaatatgcTTAATCTTTTCTGTCCAGATCCAATTAAAGCAGATGAGTGGGGAAAATTCCTGCACACGAAGAACAAAATTTACACTGATTTCCGTGACATCAGACAAGAAATTGAAAGCGAAACAGAAAGAATGACTGGGACTAATAAGGTGAGCTGAGACGCTACAGAATAAAGGgatcttaaaattttagaaatacaaTTACTATGATGAATTACTTGACCAAATTCTATGTGAAAACTTTATCATTAAGAAAGCTTTTTCCATTTTAGGGAATATGTCCAGAAccaatcaatttaaaaatatattcccCCAAAGTGGTGAACCTGACTTTGGTGGACCTGCCTGGAATGACCAAGGTACCAGTGGGAGATCAACCAGAGGACATTGAGCTACAGATCCGAGACCTGTGTACGGATTACATCCAGAATCCAAACTCCATCATCTTAGCTGTGTGTGCTGCCAACACAGACATGGCTACATCTGAATCTCTAAAGCTAGCCAGAGAAGTGGACCCAGACGGTAAGAATGTAAACTGACATACACTTTTAACTAAGTGCGAGGGAATcactgttttgattttttaatgacttattttgttttatttgaaagagtTACTTTACAGTATAAGATTCATGGGGAATGAAACTGGCTTCATTAATTGTATTAACATGATTAATGAATTCATTTAAACAGTGTTTGTTTTAACTATGTTTATTTCATCTTTGTCTGTGGATTCTAATTATAATGTATTTCTTGCAATATCCTTTTACACTTTTTGATGATGTTTTGTCATTgcattttgtgtttttgttttcaagGTCGCCGGACCTTGGCAGTGGTGACAAAACTAGACTTGATGGATCACGGGACAGATGCGATGGAAGTTCTGTGTGGGCGGGTCATTCCTGTCAAATTAGGAATTATAGGAGTGGTCAACCGAAGCCAGGCAGACATCAACAGTCAAAAGGTATCCAAACATCTCAAACTAAAAATAAGTTAGCTACAGGCACCAACCACATTGTCTTCATGTATTTTAAATCTGATAGATAAAATTTGTTGGATATCTCAGAGTGTTTTTAGTCCTTTTTTagcttgaaatgaaaaatatatattctagaGGTAAAAAGAATGATTGGGATAAAAAATATGTCATTATTTATATCCAAAGGAACACATCAAAATTTGTCTATAAAAAAGGAAGAATTTGTAACAAGATTTTCCTCCAAAGGAACATGTCAAATTTTGCAGAAAAAAGACAAATTATTAGTAGATCAAccatttgatttgtttttcagGAAATGACAGACACTTTAAAAGATGAGGCCTCTTTTCTACAGAAGAAGTACCCCTCCATTGCCAGCCGCCATGGCTCACATTACCTAGCCAAAACCCTGAACAGAGTAGGCCTGCTGcttttgttttgcatttagcCATTTAGAAAGAATACAGCAAATtagaaatttataaaatacatttaaagttgaacttcgatatctcgaacacgaATGTCTCAAAAACAATGGATATGTGGAAGTGATttttaagtcccaaccacttttTATGTATTCTACCCTCGATATCTCAAATAATTtgatttctcgaaatttttaaacagtcccatgtAGTTTGGGATGACAAATTTTGACTGTATTATAAATAGAATAACATGTATCAGTGCCATTACTGTGAACTTATTGAAAGTTCCTCTCAATTATGATGAAAAAGTCTTTGAATTTGGCAAATTTTCCATTGTTGCTGTAATGTTTTagtgtttttatttcaagtttataAAGTTTACTTACTGTTTCttcatgtttttcttttatcagCTGCTAATGCATCACATCAGAGATTGTCTTCCAGAGCTGAAAACCAGAGTCAATGTGTCCATTGCCCAGTTCCAGTCACTGCTCAATTCATTTGGAGAACCAGTAGAAGATAAGGTCTGTCCATCTTTGTTGTGGTAGTTTTACAGGAATTATCAAACGTTGgaggaaaaaactgaacttCTTGAGTGCAAACaatgattattttgtattttaaaaagttattacaTTAATTTTCAATACTTTAAGCTGCACTGATGATCACGCATTCAAGGAAAGATATGTTTTAAATGATGGATATGATGTTTTTGCAGAGTCAGCTGCTGTTGCAAATCATCACCAGATTTGCCACCGCCTACTGTAGTACAATAGAAGGCAACTCCAAAAATATTGAGACCTCAGAATTGTAAGCAGGCTTATACATCCACTAGAGGTGTATTAATGTATTTGtaaaaataccaaaggtgtTTAATGTGTTAATGCGGAAGTGAATAATTGAAATGATCTATAAGACTATGAAATTTAGGGTTGTTACTGCTACAATTGTGTTCTCATAGGGAAGAGGTACCCATTTAAATAAGGGCGTAGAAAACAAACTAAATGATAATAAAGATTATGTACATATGGATTGTTAAATGTTATCATACCAGGCCAATGTTTGGTTTTTATCTTGAAATTTGCTTTAGGATTATATCTCAAGCTAGATAACaatgttgtttaaattttgttttccttAAAGGTTCAAAAGGATTACAACATCGTGTTATCTATTGAATGTAGatattaaaaggaaaatatgttCATGGAGGATATTTATAGCAGTATGTAGATGTAATTGTGTTTGAGATTGTTTTTTCACAGCAAacattaattgtatttttcagATGCGGAGGGGCCAGAATATGCTACATCTTCCATGAGACGTTTGGCCGTACACTGGAGAGTGTGAATCCCTTGGGAGGGTTAACTCCCCTGGACATCCTGACAGCAATTAGAAATGCCACTGTATGTAATcacattaaatcataaatgcttatacattttaaccaaaatatacTATATATTTAAAGAGTTAAAAAGATGTCAgtctgaaaaatcatttaaagtaattgtaatatttgttaaaaaagaacacaaaagcaatttcaaaattgaatgaaaatgaatattttttttttataatgttgacattttatatctgaaaatttgtatgcatcTTCTTGTAGGGCCCTAGACCAGCTCTGTTTGTCCCTGAAGTTTCGTTTGAGCTCCTCGTGAAGCGACAGATTCGTCGGCTGGAGGAGCCAAGTCTACGATGCGTAGAATTAGCTCACGAGGAAATGCAGAGGATTATACAACACTGTGGAACACAGGTTAGATTTGACACTGAATGGAATGTTAATGAATATTACTCTgatcatgatatacatgtatttttaggtAAAAGCATGACAGTAGATTTTAAAGTTACTTAGTGACAGTCTTTTCAGCGTCAGAAGGAATTTCTATACAGTAGTTCAGAAAAGAATAAATTTATGCGTAATACAACTTTGGCATGTACTTTTTGTAAGCTTTagaataaaactaaaaatatgatatccagTATTAAATTATGAATGTTTTCCTCACAAACAGCAAGAGATGTTGAGGTTTCCAAAATTACATGAGAAGATAGTAGATGTAGTAACTAACTTATTACGGAAGAGATTGCAACCCACCAACAACATGGTGAGTTATTGACTTAACGTCAAGTAAGGTTTTCTGAGATGGCAAGTTGGTTGCAAAGTGTACACAATTTGTGTGTTAAAGTCATGTTGACAATGTATTCCCTTTTGCAACGATAAagcataattattaatttttttttgtacaatgaGATTTCTTTTTATGATTCCTTGGCtgtgtattttaatatttatttgtttgtttcagGTGCAAAATTTAGTAGCAATAGAGTTAGCATATATCAATACCAAACATCCAGATTTTCATGAGGCAAACCTTTTTCAAAGATCACAGGAATTAGAAATTAGTAAAAACTTTAACGAATTCCACGTTAATAACGAGTCTACAAAGGATAATAAGGTAATGTAGTGTGACTGTTCCATACtgaattttatattcattaCTTGTTAAGGaaattaaagtattttaatgGAGAATGGAAATTCATTGCTGTATCAAATGtaagaacatttaaaaaaattatgatataattcttaactatacatgtattggtgTTAAATTTCAGAAAGTAAACAGTGGTAAAATTAACACAGTTTTGCTCTCTTTGTGTataaattttttgttgtttgcaGAAAGTAAACACTGGTAAAATTTCTAACTTTTTGCGGGGTCAGGGTGACTTGCATCACGCTGATTCATCCCAGGCCAGCAGTCCGGCCAGTAGTCGACCTGATTCTCCTGCCCACAGTGTTAAAGGGGTCAACCTCCTCTCAGATGTAGTAAGTATTgcatttgtttatattattaaaccttaaaaacttttttttcgtggtacatgtataattgaaaattaattatgGAAAAAAACCTTAAATTATTGAGGCttgcaacaattaatttttcatgCAATGCTAATTAATAgagcttttttaaaattctcctCTCCCACAAGAAGTTGGGGCAAGGGGGAGGGGTGGggtaagaaaaaaaccccaaaacttGCTTAAGTATTTCTTGAACTGTTACCATTTAAGTTCAGTGACATGTATTTTACATCATTGTTTAGATGTAACACTAAAACTGGTTCTTAAATTCagtatttgaaattcaaagtttaaaaaataaaatgttcttaTCTTTTAAAGCCTCAACAAACATCCAGAAAACTTTCACCCAGGGAACAAAGAGACTGTGATGTCATTGGTAATTTTTATATGATTGTAAATGCATATCATTTGTAACTATTTCAAGCTGAAGTCATGAACAGGAAAACATTCTGTTAATCTAGATTTATGAATTATCTATTTATAACTGTAACATACAAATGTATGAACATATATATGTAGAATTATCAAAATTATgacgtttttctttttataaaacagAGCGCCTGATTAGGTCCTACTTTTTGATCGTAAAAAAGAACATCCAAGACACAATACCCAAGGCGATCATGCACTTCCTGGTTAATTTTATCAAAGACAATCTCCAGAGTGAACTGGTTAGCTCTCTGTACAAGAAAGAGGAGCTGGAGTTCCTATTGGAGGAGTCGGAACACATAGCACAGAGACGCAACGAGGCCAGCGAAATGTTACAGGTAAGGGTgccagagttatctttcttggtAGGATTATTAATATTATTGGTATACCCCTTTTTGTGATTGCTGCCCAAGTATTTGCCTCCCAGGTTCAATGTCAAAACTTTTACTCAATAAACACAgttacatctacatgtacatacactaGTAGATACAATATTAAGCTTAATGTTTTAGCAGGTTTTGAATTCAAACTCTGTTAAGTTTTAACAGGAAACTCACAGCTGTATTTTTTTCCAGGCACTTCAAAGAGCCAGTCAAATTATTGGAGAGATTCGTGAGATTCATCTGTGGTAAGAAAAACAGCAGAATAAAACAACACAAGAGGAAACTGCTCTATAAAGAGACCAAGTACAAAACAGGGACAGGTGACAAAGATCCCACCCAGCAGTGTCGTTCTGTCAGTCCATAAATCAAACAACTCTGTGTATAGTCCATGTAACAGGGACTTACTACACTACATGTATGGTACAGTCCAATTCTTGGCTGTGTTTTGTCAATGTATAGGGTGTGTGTAAAAATACATGCTTTCATTTTCAGTTGCATTATATTACCTAGAgttgtttgaaatgttttgaatgaattgAATTCTGTATAACTGTATTAAATGTAACTtaattattgtttgttgttttgtatagaaaaattaatgattttttaaagttttaccaAAGCTAACATGACTATTTATCCAGACAACATATTATACTTgtaattgtttgatatatataaattaatatgaggttttgttttttttcatttgataagcaattttcataaaatatggTATGTGTTTATAGTAAATAGTTATATTACTTCTAGATTTGTCAATTTGCTTAGCAATCAATTTGTCATGCAAAAACAACTTGTACTATGATGTTAAAGACATGCCTGAATCACTCAATAGTATCAAACTAATGAATGTATGTGAATGATCTACCACAAGCCAGTTGAGAAACAAAATCACTAGTCATTTAATCACAGGTTAAAACTTTACATAACATTAATGTTACATTGTATGATTTATCCGGTTTTAAGTTCATACCCTGGTGTGCATGCAGCACTATTGCTATAGATGTAGAGACCACAGTTAGATCCAATTTATATCAGGGCATTGAATTATCCATCTTACTAGGGATGTAAAACTACCGTATGaactattattttgttgattttttaatccTAGCACTCTGCTCCTGTTATGCTTATTTTTCTTTGACTTTATTGTTCTTGTTTCTTCTGATTATTATCACAACTTATTTTTGATAGTGCAGTTTAGTGTGTGAGAAAAGTTTTTgttcttacatacatgtataggttATGTGCTCTTTTGTTCAGTATTTTGTTTGGATGAAGTTTATAGTCACTAATATCTGTAAATCGTCACATTGACTTGTCTTTCAGTTTGTTCATTCTGAcgaaattgtacatgtacatatttatagGTATGTGTGAGTGTTTTTATGTGTAGGTGTATATTTGATTATGATTAACAACTTAGACTAGATAAGATTAATCAACATGTTTGTACATTTACCTATGTAGCTCACTCTGTAGATAATGGCATTGAATAATGCTTGTAGGAGGTGAGTAAACCAACAATTatacaaacacaaaaaaaaaatccaacacaTAAATCATCttagttaaatatttataatattaacaCACTCTTtctcaaaatataaaaactgaGTCAAGGGCAATGctgtaaattttgtttgtaaatttttaaaaaaaattgtaaacgtacatgtattacatttggctgtgtattctgtTTAGCAATTTAGGCAAACAATGACTTCCACAAAATCCCGTACATTGCTTAATGTAATGCATACAcatgattgtaaaaaaatatcttcatgGATCAGAAATGTTCTTAATCAAATCAATGCTTACCTTATTAATATTCTCCCAATATTTCGTACATGCCATAgttaatatgtttacagttgttgtttagaaataaatgtcATGTATGCCAGTTGGTTATAAAACTACAATATTGAGTACATCATTCATGTTCATAATAAATGGCATATTATTATATGAATGTAATTAATCTTGATGAGTACTTCTTGAGACATGTCCACTTTTTCATTCTATGGGTAGACATTGAAATGAGAAATGATCTTTGTAATAGGTGTTGTACAAGTGTGATAGTGGGATGACGATTTTTCTTCTATCTTCTTGTTATCATAAAATTTctgcatgtacattgtacatcaaATGTATCAAAGAATTGTAACTCCATTAAtacaaaattgaaatgtaaCATTCAAAGAATACCTCCctcattatataaaaatactgTATACCTGGGTTTTTCCACGTCactaaatttgcaaaaatatggtaaatatgtaactctagtaaacccgaagtaaacccagaaattaaacccagggtttagttggggtttactttctgttaggtaaatgtttgaaatttaataaaaatgtagtTACAGCAAACATTaccaaatataattattttttgcagAAGTTAGTGATTGTTATAACATTGAAAATCACGCCATcttcattttgatgaaaaagtaaattgaaaagaagattttttttctaaaaatcataaaatagttattgaaatgaagggaaaaagaaagtttgataatttcatGATGAAGTGCTAGAGCCTACATGTTTTGCTTATGAGATgaataatatttgtttaca
This genomic window from Crassostrea angulata isolate pt1a10 chromosome 8, ASM2561291v2, whole genome shotgun sequence contains:
- the LOC128159833 gene encoding dynamin-1-like protein → MEGLIPVINKLQDVFNTIGSEAINLPQIVVIGNQSSGKSSVLESLVGRDFLPRGTGIVTRRPLILQLIHVNKGDREARAQDGDPIKADEWGKFLHTKNKIYTDFRDIRQEIESETERMTGTNKGICPEPINLKIYSPKVVNLTLVDLPGMTKVPVGDQPEDIELQIRDLCTDYIQNPNSIILAVCAANTDMATSESLKLAREVDPDGRRTLAVVTKLDLMDHGTDAMEVLCGRVIPVKLGIIGVVNRSQADINSQKEMTDTLKDEASFLQKKYPSIASRHGSHYLAKTLNRLLMHHIRDCLPELKTRVNVSIAQFQSLLNSFGEPVEDKSQLLLQIITRFATAYCSTIEGNSKNIETSELCGGARICYIFHETFGRTLESVNPLGGLTPLDILTAIRNATGPRPALFVPEVSFELLVKRQIRRLEEPSLRCVELAHEEMQRIIQHCGTQQEMLRFPKLHEKIVDVVTNLLRKRLQPTNNMVQNLVAIELAYINTKHPDFHEANLFQRSQELEISKNFNEFHVNNESTKDNKKVNTGKISNFLRGQGDLHHADSSQASSPASSRPDSPAHSVKGVNLLSDVPQQTSRKLSPREQRDCDVIERLIRSYFLIVKKNIQDTIPKAIMHFLVNFIKDNLQSELVSSLYKKEELEFLLEESEHIAQRRNEASEMLQALQRASQIIGEIREIHLW